The region CAATGGCCTGCTTTGCCATATCCCAGTTCTCGGTAAAGCAGTGCAATACACCACCGCATTGCTGTGCCTGATGTGCACGCATAATATCCAGGGTATCTTGTCTGGCATCGCGAGTATGAATTATCAGTGGCTTGTTAAGCTCATTGGCAATATCAATATGCTGTGCAAAGCTGTCTCTTTGCACCTGATGCGTATCTTTTGAATAATAATAATCCAACCCTGTCTCGCCGATTGCAACGACCTTAGGGTGCTGAGCAAGCTCTTTCAATAGCGCCGGGTCTAGCGCATCGTCCTGGTTTAACGGGTGTACACCGCAAGATGCTGACACATCCTCAAAGGGGAGAATTTTTTCCAGCATAGCCGGAAATTGAGCCAGGGTAACGCTCACACATAAAAAGTGTTCAACCTGCTTAGCTCTGGCATCCGTGAGGATTTCAGGTAACCCTTTACCCAGTTTATCAAAGTCCAGTCTGTCAAGGTGACAATGAGAATCTACAATCATAACTACTCTTACATGGTGTAGGTGGGCTTACCGGAGTTCAGCATAGTGCCCAGCATTTTTA is a window of Pseudoalteromonas sp. R3 DNA encoding:
- a CDS encoding YchF/TatD family DNA exonuclease translates to MIVDSHCHLDRLDFDKLGKGLPEILTDARAKQVEHFLCVSVTLAQFPAMLEKILPFEDVSASCGVHPLNQDDALDPALLKELAQHPKVVAIGETGLDYYYSKDTHQVQRDSFAQHIDIANELNKPLIIHTRDARQDTLDIMRAHQAQQCGGVLHCFTENWDMAKQAIDMGFYISISGIVTFKNATELQDVVRRLPLDRLLIETDSPYLAPVPHRGKTNQPAYVQDVAYFIADLKGISYKELASATTENFYRLFGLAQRGNAS